In a single window of the Flavobacterium sp. W4I14 genome:
- a CDS encoding NAD(P)-dependent dehydrogenase (short-subunit alcohol dehydrogenase family) (product_source=COG1028; cath_funfam=3.40.50.720; cog=COG1028; pfam=PF00106; superfamily=51735), translating to MKVALITGGSKGIGFGIAEALLKEGYKVAITSRTIASANQAASHLVAHGDVLAIEADVADFKSQQGAVNLILEKWGQLDILIANAGVGHFAPIDELDVDLWKETIDTNLTGVFYSIKASVEEIKKNKGHIFTISSLAGTNFFAGGSAYNASKFGLTGFTQSVMLDLRKYGVKVSTIMPGSVASHFNDHQPNAENDAWKIQPEDMGKLIVDLLAMPARTLPSKVEIRPTTPKG from the coding sequence ATGAAAGTTGCATTAATTACAGGAGGAAGTAAAGGAATTGGTTTTGGTATTGCCGAAGCCCTTTTAAAAGAAGGTTATAAAGTAGCCATTACAAGCAGGACTATTGCCAGCGCAAACCAGGCCGCATCGCATCTGGTGGCTCATGGTGATGTATTGGCCATAGAAGCAGATGTTGCAGATTTTAAATCTCAGCAGGGTGCGGTAAACCTGATACTCGAAAAATGGGGACAATTGGATATACTCATTGCCAACGCTGGTGTAGGGCATTTTGCACCTATTGACGAGCTCGATGTAGATTTATGGAAAGAAACCATAGACACCAATTTAACAGGCGTTTTTTATAGCATTAAAGCAAGTGTTGAAGAAATCAAAAAGAACAAGGGACATATCTTTACCATTTCTAGTTTAGCAGGTACAAACTTTTTTGCAGGTGGCTCAGCTTACAATGCCAGTAAATTTGGTTTAACAGGTTTTACGCAATCAGTTATGCTCGATTTAAGAAAGTATGGCGTAAAAGTGAGTACCATTATGCCCGGATCGGTAGCTAGCCATTTTAACGATCACCAGCCCAATGCTGAAAATGATGCCTGGAAAATCCAGCCAGAGGATATGGGCAAACTGATTGTTGATTTATTGGCCATGCCGGCAAGAACTTTGCCGAGTAAGGTAGAAATTAGGCCAACCACGCCGAAGGGATAA
- a CDS encoding large subunit ribosomal protein L9 (product_source=KO:K02939; cath_funfam=3.10.430.100,3.40.5.10; cog=COG0359; ko=KO:K02939; pfam=PF01281,PF03948; superfamily=55653,55658; tigrfam=TIGR00158), whose amino-acid sequence MEIILKQDIKGLGEKDDVVTVKPGYGRNYLIPQGFGALATSSAKKVLAENLKQAAFKQDKIKKDAEGVAERLTDVKLSIGAKAGESGKIFGAVNTIQIAEALKAQGFDVDRRRITFETEPKFVGEYVANLNLHKEVKVQVPFEVVAE is encoded by the coding sequence ATGGAAATTATTTTAAAACAAGATATTAAAGGCCTTGGCGAGAAAGATGATGTAGTTACAGTAAAGCCAGGTTATGGCCGTAACTATTTAATCCCTCAAGGATTTGGAGCATTGGCTACTTCTTCAGCTAAAAAAGTTTTAGCTGAAAACTTAAAGCAAGCTGCTTTTAAACAAGATAAAATTAAGAAAGATGCTGAAGGTGTTGCTGAGCGTTTAACTGATGTTAAACTTTCAATCGGTGCTAAAGCAGGCGAAAGCGGAAAAATCTTCGGAGCGGTTAACACCATCCAGATTGCTGAAGCATTAAAAGCACAAGGCTTTGATGTAGACCGTCGTCGTATTACTTTCGAAACTGAACCTAAATTTGTTGGCGAATATGTTGCTAACTTAAACTTACACAAAGAAGTTAAAGTTCAGGTTCCTTTTGAAGTAGTTGCTGAATAA
- a CDS encoding small subunit ribosomal protein S18 (product_source=KO:K02963; cath_funfam=4.10.640.10; cog=COG0238; ko=KO:K02963; pfam=PF01084; superfamily=46911; tigrfam=TIGR00165): MAREQIQYVTAPKVEDNRKKYCRFKKNGIKYIDYKDANFLLKFINDQGKLLPRRLTGTSLKFQRKVAQAVKRARHIGLLPFVADQLK; the protein is encoded by the coding sequence ATGGCAAGAGAACAAATACAATACGTAACTGCCCCTAAAGTAGAGGATAACCGTAAAAAATATTGCCGTTTCAAGAAAAACGGAATTAAATACATCGATTACAAGGACGCAAATTTCTTGTTGAAATTTATTAACGATCAAGGTAAATTATTACCACGCCGTTTAACTGGTACTTCGTTAAAATTCCAACGTAAAGTGGCTCAGGCAGTTAAACGTGCCCGTCACATCGGTTTGTTACCTTTCGTTGCTGATCAATTAAAATAG
- a CDS encoding small subunit ribosomal protein S6 (product_source=KO:K02990; cath_funfam=3.30.70.60; cog=COG0360; ko=KO:K02990; pfam=PF01250; superfamily=54995; tigrfam=TIGR00166), whose protein sequence is MNQYETVIVLTPLLSEEVAKEALAKYKAILVDNGAEIVQEDNWGLRKLAYPIEKKSNGFFNLTEYKSSGDLIAKLELELKRDERVLRFLTIRLDKHAVAYNEKKRSGAFNKKTKEVAA, encoded by the coding sequence ATGAATCAGTACGAAACTGTTATCGTTCTAACCCCTTTGTTATCAGAAGAAGTTGCTAAAGAGGCATTAGCCAAATATAAAGCAATCCTTGTTGATAACGGAGCCGAAATTGTCCAAGAAGATAATTGGGGTTTGAGAAAATTAGCGTATCCAATTGAGAAAAAATCAAACGGATTCTTCAACTTAACTGAATACAAATCTTCAGGTGATTTGATCGCAAAATTAGAGCTTGAATTAAAACGCGATGAGCGTGTGTTACGTTTCTTAACAATCCGTTTAGACAAACACGCTGTTGCTTACAATGAGAAAAAGCGCAGTGGTGCTTTTAACAAAAAAACTAAGGAGGTTGCAGCGTAA
- a CDS encoding hypothetical protein (product_source=Hypo-rule applied; cleavage_site_network=SignalP-noTM; superfamily=89260) has product MKKFLKIGLIAALFFTATGVHANDDNFTLKVKGEKEKFIRFSVDKAEDVNLSLIGADEEVLFEENIHASALSSKVYDLNALPDGNYVLKVESELKLAKYTVTIKDGEALVSEPKVSNLFKPVYTKKDQVITLDLDNLDKNPIEVKVYNEYNDEVYNEVFKDKSQLTKKFNISKTDSKELTFVVTYKEESFVKTIQTY; this is encoded by the coding sequence ATGAAAAAGTTCTTAAAAATCGGTTTAATAGCAGCGTTGTTTTTTACTGCTACGGGTGTTCACGCTAACGATGATAATTTTACGTTAAAAGTAAAAGGCGAAAAAGAAAAGTTTATCCGTTTTTCTGTAGATAAGGCAGAGGACGTTAATCTGTCACTGATCGGTGCAGATGAGGAAGTTTTATTTGAAGAAAATATTCATGCTTCAGCTTTATCAAGCAAGGTTTATGATTTAAACGCACTTCCTGATGGAAACTATGTGCTTAAAGTAGAGTCTGAATTGAAACTGGCTAAATATACCGTAACCATCAAAGATGGTGAGGCATTGGTGTCTGAGCCAAAAGTATCTAACCTATTTAAACCGGTTTATACTAAAAAAGATCAGGTAATTACCCTTGATCTGGATAACCTGGATAAAAATCCGATCGAAGTTAAAGTATACAATGAATACAATGACGAGGTTTACAACGAAGTATTTAAAGATAAATCGCAGTTGACAAAGAAATTCAATATCAGCAAAACAGATTCTAAAGAATTAACCTTTGTGGTGACGTATAAAGAAGAGAGTTTTGTTAAAACGATACAAACTTATTAA
- a CDS encoding AraC-like DNA-binding protein (product_source=COG2207; cath_funfam=1.10.10.60; cog=COG2207; pfam=PF12833; smart=SM00342; superfamily=46689,51182), protein MKPSFEVVEPSFGSSFYYSKYVENANNMAHLWHYHPEVEMVFVNGGAGKRQIGSHVSYYTDGDLILIGSNLPHCGFTDTNTGNKNETVIQMKPDFLGATFLGLQETKGIHELFDKAKAGIAFGSETKSMVGDRIEMMDDQPPFDRLLTLLSVLKELEHAKDYKILNADGFSMEMQVQDNDRINMIFNYVKDHFQDQISLQHIAEMSSMTVPSFCRYFKKITKKTFTHFVNEYRVVHASKLLAEKPISIANISYESGFNNFSHFNKLFKEFTGKSASEYRHELKSLIK, encoded by the coding sequence ATGAAGCCAAGTTTCGAGGTTGTTGAGCCTTCTTTCGGGAGTTCATTCTATTATTCAAAATATGTGGAGAATGCCAATAACATGGCCCACCTCTGGCATTACCACCCCGAAGTTGAAATGGTATTTGTAAATGGTGGTGCCGGGAAAAGGCAGATCGGCAGCCACGTTTCTTATTATACCGATGGTGATCTGATCCTCATTGGCAGCAACCTCCCCCATTGCGGATTTACGGATACCAATACGGGGAATAAAAACGAAACGGTAATCCAGATGAAGCCCGATTTTTTAGGCGCCACTTTTTTAGGCCTGCAGGAGACAAAAGGAATCCATGAGCTTTTTGATAAAGCAAAGGCCGGAATTGCATTTGGCAGCGAAACCAAGAGTATGGTAGGCGACCGGATCGAAATGATGGACGATCAGCCCCCATTCGACAGGCTTTTAACCCTGCTCAGCGTTTTAAAAGAGCTCGAACATGCCAAAGATTATAAGATTTTAAATGCCGACGGTTTTTCGATGGAAATGCAGGTGCAGGATAATGACCGCATTAATATGATCTTTAACTATGTAAAAGACCATTTTCAGGATCAGATCAGTTTGCAGCACATTGCAGAAATGTCGAGTATGACTGTTCCCTCCTTTTGCCGATATTTTAAAAAGATCACTAAAAAAACCTTTACCCATTTTGTAAATGAATATAGGGTAGTACATGCTTCAAAACTTCTGGCCGAAAAACCCATCAGTATTGCCAATATTTCTTACGAAAGCGGTTTTAACAACTTTAGCCATTTTAATAAATTGTTTAAAGAGTTTACGGGCAAAAGTGCTTCAGAGTACAGGCATGAGCTTAAGTCGCTGATTAAATAA
- a CDS encoding hypothetical protein (product_source=Hypo-rule applied; pfam=PF07607; superfamily=55486): MNKSLLLILLNVISLSLYAQYVDINLVNCKISETEQKKIEKLIAYERMFCNEIFETRENITAPVKINLYGKSKDYRLSQKTYNAPINSAGFYIASINEAFVYKSSDFISVALHEASHSIFQFNFKKSPKWLNEGLAEFFETLDFDSEGNLYSYPQNGRIKRIQAGIDSKDSERLKNFFKIYSGSFYGHDVDDNYNTAYSVIYFFIKSKRTDLLKKIIKLNTQGYDTEKAIELTFGSFDRFEERYKLFYNYHK; the protein is encoded by the coding sequence ATGAACAAATCCCTACTATTGATACTCTTAAACGTCATCAGCTTATCCCTATATGCTCAATATGTAGACATTAACTTAGTTAACTGCAAAATAAGCGAAACCGAGCAAAAGAAGATAGAGAAATTGATTGCTTACGAACGTATGTTCTGTAACGAAATCTTCGAAACAAGAGAGAACATTACTGCACCTGTTAAAATAAACCTCTATGGAAAAAGTAAAGATTATCGGCTATCGCAAAAAACATATAATGCACCGATAAATAGTGCTGGATTTTATATTGCCTCAATTAACGAAGCCTTTGTATATAAGAGCAGTGATTTTATTTCGGTGGCACTCCATGAGGCCAGCCATAGTATTTTTCAGTTTAATTTCAAAAAATCGCCCAAATGGTTAAACGAAGGCCTTGCAGAGTTTTTCGAAACACTAGATTTTGACAGCGAGGGGAATTTGTACTCCTATCCACAAAATGGTAGAATTAAGCGTATACAAGCAGGAATAGATTCGAAAGACAGCGAACGGCTAAAAAACTTCTTTAAAATATACAGTGGTTCATTTTACGGGCATGATGTAGACGATAATTACAACACTGCCTACAGTGTGATCTACTTTTTTATAAAATCCAAAAGAACAGACCTGCTTAAAAAAATAATTAAACTCAATACACAGGGTTACGATACCGAAAAAGCGATTGAACTTACTTTTGGTAGTTTTGACCGGTTCGAAGAAAGATATAAGCTATTTTACAACTATCATAAATAA
- a CDS encoding DNA polymerase-3 subunit gamma/tau (product_source=KO:K02343; cath_funfam=1.10.8.60,3.40.50.300; cog=COG2812; ko=KO:K02343; pfam=PF12169,PF13177; smart=SM00382; superfamily=48019,52540; tigrfam=TIGR02397) encodes MENFIVSARKYRPATFETVVGQQHITGTLKNAIKNNQLAQAFLFCGPRGVGKTTCARILAKTINCTNPTAEMEACGQCDNCLSFQNGHSFNVHELDAASNNSVDDIRSLIEQVRIPPQAGKYKIYIIDEVHMLSQSAFNAFLKTLEEPPSYAIFILATTEKHKILPTILSRCQIFDFNRIQVEDIASHLSTIAQRENIAFESDGLHIIAQKADGGLRDALSMFDQIASYANKNITYKAVIDNLNILDYDYFFKLTSYLTAAEVSQTLLLFDEILNNGFDGNNFINGLASHFRNLLVGKDASTIKLLEVSENIKQKYLDQCRQTELSFLLTALNLANTCDLNYKNSKNQRLQVELALIKMCHIRSVVNLAQQPLSPNNTATDVDQDKKKTNVVAGQAETPKPKTESENTVQAVAPVDNSAVLPNIPAEEKPKETSRVGPPPSATSISINIPKPNAISTLIPSLNDLNRVAQEDDDKGPKKVTGEAREPFSYDRLLEVWNAFTQKMKATDKINLFTILNNFAPTLLNPELIEISVESKTQEHLVQQESVELLNFLRNELSNFGVEVTYKLVERKIENRLYGNREKYDYLVNKNPKLDELRKRFNLDVNP; translated from the coding sequence ATGGAAAATTTTATCGTTTCTGCCCGTAAATACCGCCCAGCCACCTTCGAAACCGTTGTTGGCCAGCAGCATATTACCGGTACGTTAAAAAACGCCATTAAAAACAATCAACTTGCCCAGGCATTTTTATTCTGCGGGCCTCGTGGTGTGGGTAAAACAACCTGTGCACGTATCCTTGCAAAAACCATTAACTGTACTAACCCTACAGCAGAAATGGAAGCCTGTGGCCAATGTGATAACTGCCTCTCTTTCCAGAACGGGCATTCTTTTAATGTTCACGAATTAGATGCGGCTTCAAACAACTCTGTTGATGATATCCGCAGCTTAATTGAGCAGGTTAGAATACCACCACAAGCAGGAAAATATAAAATCTATATCATTGATGAGGTTCATATGTTATCGCAGAGTGCATTTAATGCCTTTTTGAAAACATTGGAAGAACCACCTTCTTATGCTATTTTTATCCTGGCCACCACTGAGAAACATAAAATCCTGCCGACTATTTTATCGCGTTGCCAGATTTTTGATTTCAACCGGATCCAGGTAGAAGATATAGCCAGTCACTTATCAACCATTGCCCAACGCGAAAACATTGCATTTGAAAGCGATGGTTTGCATATTATTGCCCAAAAGGCAGACGGTGGGCTGCGTGATGCACTTTCGATGTTCGATCAGATTGCAAGTTATGCAAACAAGAACATTACCTATAAAGCTGTAATCGATAACCTTAATATTTTAGATTACGATTATTTTTTCAAACTTACCTCTTATTTAACCGCAGCAGAAGTTAGCCAAACCTTACTCCTGTTCGACGAAATTTTAAATAACGGTTTCGATGGCAATAACTTTATAAATGGCCTTGCTTCGCATTTCCGTAATTTATTGGTGGGTAAAGATGCATCGACCATTAAACTTTTAGAAGTTAGCGAGAACATCAAACAAAAATATCTCGATCAGTGCAGGCAAACAGAATTATCGTTTTTGTTAACGGCATTAAACCTTGCCAATACCTGCGATCTAAATTACAAGAATTCTAAAAACCAACGTTTACAGGTAGAGTTGGCACTGATTAAAATGTGCCATATCCGGTCGGTCGTCAATTTAGCACAACAGCCTTTAAGCCCTAATAACACAGCAACTGACGTAGATCAGGATAAAAAAAAAACTAATGTCGTAGCCGGGCAGGCAGAAACACCAAAGCCAAAAACAGAAAGCGAAAATACAGTCCAAGCAGTAGCGCCTGTTGATAATAGTGCTGTTTTACCGAACATTCCTGCAGAAGAAAAACCTAAGGAAACATCAAGGGTTGGTCCGCCACCATCTGCAACTTCCATTAGTATCAATATTCCAAAGCCCAATGCAATAAGCACACTCATTCCATCACTAAACGATCTGAACAGAGTTGCACAGGAAGATGATGATAAGGGGCCAAAGAAAGTTACAGGCGAAGCCAGAGAACCTTTTAGTTACGACCGCTTATTGGAAGTATGGAATGCCTTTACTCAAAAAATGAAGGCGACCGATAAAATCAATCTTTTTACCATCTTAAATAATTTCGCGCCTACACTTTTAAATCCCGAGCTGATCGAAATTTCGGTAGAAAGTAAAACGCAGGAACACCTTGTACAACAAGAATCTGTTGAGCTGTTGAATTTTTTGAGAAATGAACTTAGCAACTTTGGTGTGGAGGTTACCTATAAACTTGTTGAACGTAAAATAGAAAACAGGCTTTATGGTAACCGTGAAAAGTATGATTACCTGGTAAACAAAAATCCAAAGCTCGACGAATTGCGCAAGAGATTTAACTTAGATGTTAATCCGTAA
- a CDS encoding hypothetical protein (product_source=Hypo-rule applied) has translation MANNENKGSQDKIHSTTENSEINKENLAYDENKQSYELDVRGTDKDYDHPMGYETVAAGAKDDDSTYDEANPYVGDEYARNEEVAEDNLEELGMHVDNGESVKLSPEDEILARTPEDNRDDLDEEGYPINDTPQK, from the coding sequence ATGGCAAATAACGAGAATAAAGGATCGCAGGATAAAATACACAGTACCACAGAAAACAGCGAAATCAATAAAGAGAATCTCGCTTATGATGAAAATAAGCAGAGTTACGAGCTCGATGTAAGAGGTACGGATAAGGATTACGACCACCCGATGGGATACGAAACGGTTGCTGCAGGTGCTAAAGATGATGATTCTACTTATGATGAAGCGAATCCTTACGTTGGTGATGAATACGCACGGAATGAAGAAGTTGCCGAAGATAACCTGGAAGAGCTGGGTATGCATGTTGATAATGGGGAAAGTGTTAAACTCAGTCCTGAAGATGAAATACTTGCCCGTACACCCGAAGATAACCGCGATGACTTAGATGAAGAAGGTTATCCGATTAACGATACGCCCCAAAAATAG
- a CDS encoding hypothetical protein (product_source=Hypo-rule applied) has product MVIKAEKKHHKKKRPDIYTRTLLLLFSLVYKEAKEVFNVSLGRMALLASSSLGL; this is encoded by the coding sequence ATGGTTATTAAAGCTGAGAAAAAACATCACAAAAAAAAGCGTCCCGATATTTACACCAGGACGCTCCTATTATTATTTTCCTTAGTTTACAAAGAAGCCAAAGAAGTATTTAATGTTTCACTTGGGCGCATGGCTTTGCTTGCCAGTTCATCATTAGGGTTATAG
- a CDS encoding isocitrate dehydrogenase (product_source=KO:K00031; cath_funfam=3.40.718.10; cog=COG2838; ko=KO:K00031; pfam=PF03971; superfamily=53659; tigrfam=TIGR00178) yields MSNTSKIIYTKTDEAPMLATYSLLPIVQAFTASAGIDVETRDISLAGRILANFPEYLKDDQKIGDALAELGALATTPEANIIKLPNISASIPQLVGAITELQAQGFALPNYPDNAQSDEEKAIKAKYAKVLGSAVNPVLREGNSDRRAPKAVKNYAKQNPHSMGKWSADSKTKVASMTEGDFYGSEKSTTVAEAGQFKIEFVAADGAVTELKGLSPLKAGEVIDSSALSLSALKTFVAKEIAEAKAAGVLLSAHLKATMMKVSDPIIFGAIVEVYFADVFTKYADLFKELNIDTRNGLGDVYAKIAGNAKQAEVEAALAQAIENGPALAMVNSDKGITNLHVPSDVIVDASMPAMIRTSGQMWNKEGKAQDTIALIPDRCYAGVYTATIDDCKANGAFDVTTIGSVPNVGLMAQKAEEYGSHDKTFQATAAGTIRVTDADGKVFFDQKVEKGDIFRMCQTKDAPIQDWVKLAVNRAHLSETPAVFWLDENRAHDREIIAKVNTYLKDHDTTGLDIRILAPIEATKFTLERIRKGLDTISVTGNVLRDYLTDLFPILELGTSAKMLSIVPLMNGGGLFETGAGGSAPKHIEQFIEEGYLRWDSLGEFLALQASLEHLSQTQNNAKAQVLADALDEANAKFLATDKSPGRKLGTIDNRGSHFYLALYWAEALAAQTKDADLQARFAPLAKTLLENEAKINEELIGSQGKPQNIGGYYNPNDELASKAMRPSETLNTSLASL; encoded by the coding sequence ATGTCAAATACATCAAAAATTATCTACACCAAAACCGACGAGGCGCCAATGTTGGCAACCTACTCACTTTTACCTATCGTACAAGCTTTTACTGCGTCAGCGGGTATTGATGTAGAAACCAGAGATATTTCTTTAGCAGGAAGAATTTTGGCAAACTTTCCTGAGTATTTAAAAGACGATCAAAAAATTGGTGATGCTTTAGCAGAGCTTGGTGCCTTGGCTACCACTCCAGAAGCTAACATTATCAAATTACCAAATATTTCTGCCTCTATCCCTCAATTGGTAGGTGCAATTACCGAGTTGCAGGCACAGGGTTTCGCTTTGCCTAACTATCCTGATAATGCACAGAGCGATGAAGAAAAAGCAATCAAAGCTAAATATGCAAAAGTTTTAGGTTCGGCTGTAAATCCGGTTTTACGTGAGGGTAACTCCGATCGTAGAGCACCTAAAGCGGTTAAAAACTACGCTAAACAAAACCCGCACTCAATGGGTAAATGGTCTGCAGATTCGAAAACCAAAGTGGCCAGCATGACTGAAGGCGATTTTTACGGTTCGGAAAAATCTACAACCGTTGCTGAAGCAGGTCAGTTTAAAATAGAATTTGTTGCTGCTGATGGTGCTGTAACCGAATTAAAAGGTTTGTCGCCATTAAAAGCAGGAGAGGTGATTGATAGTTCTGCATTGAGCTTGTCGGCATTGAAAACTTTTGTAGCCAAAGAAATTGCTGAAGCTAAGGCAGCAGGCGTATTGTTATCTGCGCACTTAAAAGCAACGATGATGAAGGTTTCTGATCCGATTATTTTCGGTGCCATTGTTGAAGTTTACTTTGCAGATGTGTTTACTAAATATGCCGATCTTTTCAAAGAACTGAACATTGATACCAGAAATGGTTTAGGTGATGTTTACGCAAAAATTGCAGGCAACGCAAAACAAGCTGAAGTTGAAGCTGCTTTGGCTCAGGCTATAGAAAACGGTCCGGCCCTGGCCATGGTAAATTCTGATAAAGGAATTACCAACCTTCATGTGCCATCGGATGTGATTGTTGATGCTTCGATGCCGGCCATGATCCGTACTTCGGGACAGATGTGGAACAAAGAAGGTAAAGCACAAGATACCATCGCTTTAATTCCAGACCGCTGTTATGCCGGTGTTTACACCGCAACCATTGATGACTGTAAAGCAAACGGTGCCTTTGATGTGACTACGATTGGTTCGGTACCCAATGTTGGCCTAATGGCACAAAAAGCTGAAGAATATGGTTCACATGATAAAACTTTCCAGGCTACTGCTGCCGGAACAATCCGCGTAACTGATGCTGATGGTAAAGTATTTTTTGATCAGAAAGTAGAAAAAGGCGATATCTTCCGTATGTGTCAAACCAAAGATGCCCCGATTCAGGATTGGGTAAAATTGGCGGTGAATAGGGCACATTTATCAGAAACTCCTGCCGTTTTCTGGTTAGACGAAAATAGAGCACACGATAGAGAAATCATCGCTAAGGTAAATACCTATTTAAAAGACCACGACACTACAGGTTTAGATATTCGCATTTTGGCGCCAATCGAGGCCACTAAATTTACCTTGGAGCGTATCCGCAAAGGTTTAGACACCATTTCGGTTACCGGTAACGTATTGCGTGATTATTTAACAGATTTATTTCCAATTTTAGAATTAGGAACCTCTGCTAAAATGTTATCGATCGTGCCTTTAATGAACGGTGGTGGTTTGTTTGAAACCGGTGCTGGTGGTTCTGCCCCAAAACATATTGAGCAGTTTATCGAAGAAGGTTATTTGCGTTGGGATTCGCTTGGTGAGTTCCTGGCACTTCAGGCTTCTTTGGAGCATTTATCTCAAACACAAAACAATGCAAAAGCACAGGTATTAGCTGATGCTTTGGATGAGGCAAATGCGAAATTTTTGGCAACGGATAAATCTCCGGGCAGAAAACTGGGCACTATCGATAACCGTGGTTCTCACTTCTACTTGGCTTTATATTGGGCTGAAGCTTTAGCGGCTCAAACTAAGGATGCTGATTTGCAAGCTAGATTTGCACCATTGGCTAAAACCTTGTTGGAAAACGAAGCGAAAATTAACGAAGAGCTGATCGGTTCGCAAGGCAAACCTCAAAACATTGGCGGTTACTATAACCCTAATGATGAACTGGCAAGCAAAGCCATGCGCCCAAGTGAAACATTAAATACTTCTTTGGCTTCTTTGTAA